The following proteins are co-located in the Ictalurus punctatus breed USDA103 chromosome 14, Coco_2.0, whole genome shotgun sequence genome:
- the LOC128634887 gene encoding protocadherin alpha-2-like, with product MNSDLKESFTMTVRGQRSKCWMVLWFSLLVCLDVLAYAQIKYSIPEERKEGYVVGNIAKDLGLDVSALASRGFRIVSGSKDALFEVNQNNGVLYVHKRIDREEICDGSTTCLINLKVAIDDPLDVHYVGIEITDINDNSPNFPEKEKRLEIAENRLTGTRFQLQAARDPDVGINSVRSYKISQNENFDLQVRERGEEQIPYLVLQKQLDREKKGEHSVILTATDGGTPPKSATLNVTVIVLDSNDNPPVFSQETYSVALPENIQPGVLILKVSSTDLDEGSNGNITYSFGSEVNAEVRDIFTLDSTTGEIRTKGFLDFEDTDIYKLDVQATDKGQPPLTSESGVIIKILDVNDNTPEIEITSLSNVISEDAQPGTVISLISVTDKDSGVNGNVVCHVNDNVPFVLKPSVQYNMYSLVTKSYLDRELVSQYEITISATDLGQPSLSSLKSFSIKVSDVNDNRPEFLFNPLDVYLLENNLPGASIFSVLALDKDINENSAISYQITRGIETRNAMASFLNINSETGVIHALKSFDFETIKTFQFHVLATDSGTPSLSSNVTVNVFILDQNDNVPVILYPVSANGSAEGVEEIPRNVNAGHLVTKVRAYDADIGYNGWLLFSLQEVSDHSLFALDRYTGQIRTLRSFTETDEAEHKLVILVKDNGNVSLSATATVIIKLVEPKEAFAASDVKNSVKEEKENNVTFYLIITLGSVSFLFIISIIVLILMQCSKSTDYSSKYLQDTNYDGTLCHSIQYRSGDKRYMLVGPRMSIGSTLVPGSNGNTLVVPDRRRRTSGEVRIA from the coding sequence ATGAACTCGGATTTAAAGGAATCTTTCACAATGACTGTCCGAGGACAAAGGAGCAAATGCTGGATGGTTTTGTGGTTCTCTTTGCTGGTTTGCTTAGATGTGTTAGCTTATGCTCAGATTAAATATTCTATTCCAGAGGAGCGAAAAGAAGGATACGTTGTGGGAAATATTGCTAAGGACTTAGGACTTGATGTCAGTGCTCTAGCGAGTAGAGGATTTCGAATTGTTTCTGGATCTAAGGACGCTCTTTTTGAGGTAAATCAGAACAATGGCGTCTTATATGTGCATAAGAGAATCGACAGAGAGGAAATATGCGATGGAAGTACGACTTGTCTCATAAATCTTAAAGTAGCTATCGATGATCCTCTAGACGTCCACTATGTAGGGATAGAAATCACGGATATAAATGATAATTCACCGAATTttccagagaaagagaaaagacttGAGATAGCAGAAAATAGGCTTACAGGAACCCGTTTCCAGCTGCAGGCTGCGCGGGATCCTGATGTAGGTATAAACTCGGTCAGGTCATATAAGATAAGTCAAAACGAGAATTTTGATTTACAAGTCAGAGAAAGGGGAGAAGAACAAATTCCATATCTGGTTTTACAAAAACAACTTGACCGAGAGAAAAAAGGGGAGCATAGTGTAATTCTCACTGCAACTGATGGAGGGACTCCCCCAAAATCAGCGACTCTTAATGTTACAGTAATAGTTCTTGATTCAAATGATAACCCTCCTGTTTTCAGTCAAGAAACATATTCCGTAGCTCTGCCAGAAAACATCCAACCCGGTGTCCTTATTTTGAAGGTCTCTTCGACAGATTTAGACGAAGGTTCTAACGGCAATATAACGTATTCGTTTGGAAGTGAAGTGAACGCAGAGGTTCGCGATATATTCACTTTGGACAGCACAACGGGAGAAATTCGAACAAAAGGCTTTCTTGATTTTGAGGACACTGATATCTACAAACTGGATGTACAAGCAACTGATAAAGGTCAACCACCATTAACAAGTGAAAGTGGGGTAATCATAAAAATATTGGACGTTAATGACAATACCCCAGAAATAGAGATAACATCACTCTCTAACGTGATTTCTGAAGATGCACAACCTGGTACTGTCATCTCTTTGATTAGTGTTACAGATAAGGATTCAGGAGTAAACGGAAATGTTGTGTGTCACGTTAACGACAATGTGCCCTTTGTGTTAAAACCGTCAGTGCAATATAATATGTATTCTTTAGTGACGAAAAGTTATTTGGACAGAGAGTTAGTCTCACAGTATGAGATAACGATTAGCGCGACAGacctgggccagccttcacttTCCTCGTTAAAATCGTTTAGCATCAAAGTGTCGGATGTCAATGACAACAGACCAGAGTTTTTATTTAACCCCCTAGACGTGTATCTTTTAGAAAATAACTTGCCTGGAGCATCCATATTTTCTGTCTTGGCGCTTGACAAAGACATAAATGAAAATTCTGCAATATCATACCAAATTACTAGAGGAATAGAGACCCGAAATGCAATGGCATCATTCCTAAATATTAATTCTGAAACAGGAGTTATTCACGCGCTCAAAAGTTTTGATTTTGAAACAATCAAGACGTTCCAGTTTCATGTGCTCGCTACAGATTCTGGAACTCCGTCACTAAGCAGCAACGTCACAGTGAACGTCTTCATTCTGGATCAGAACGACAACGTTCCAGTGATCTTATATCCAGTCAGTGCTAACGGTTCTGCTGAAGGTGTGGAGGAGATTCCCCGCAATGTCAACGCAGGACATTTGGTGACTAAAGTGAGAGCCTATGACGCGGATATAGGATACAACGGATGGTTATTATTTTCACTGCAGGAAGTGAGTGACCACAGTCTCTTTGCTTTGGACCGTTATACAGGACAGATAAGGACCCTTCGTTCATTCACAGAAACAGATGAGGCTGAACATAAACTGGTCATATTGGTCAAAGACAATGGAAACGTTTCACTTTCAGCTACAGCAACTGTGATTATTAAACTTGTTGAGCCAAAAGAAGCTTTTGCTGCGTCTGACGTTAAAAACTCagtaaaagaagagaaagaaaataacgttacattttatttgattattacaCTGGGCTCGgtttcatttctgtttattatcagtatCATCGTGCTGATTCTAATGCAGTGCTCCAAATCTACAGACTATTCCTCCAAGTATTTACAAGATACAAATTACGACGGGACACTTTGTCACAGCATCCAGTACAGATCCGGAGATAAACGCTACATGTTAGTTGGACCCAGAATGAGTATCGGTTCTACTTTAGTTCCAGGTAGTAATGGAAATACTCTAGTGGTACCAGATCGCAGAAGAAGAACTTCTGGTGAGGTAAGAATCGCATAG
- the LOC128634950 gene encoding protocadherin alpha-13-like has translation MMGDGVQSRRWTYLWIASLLLCFTDQISPQIRYSVPEEVKEGTIVGNLAKDLSLDVSSLVNRRLRIVSGPKQALFQANQDNGVLYVQTKIDREEVCEDNSACLINLKIAVEAPLEIHHVVVEITDINDNVPSFSQTHQHFEIAEHTPVGTSFQLHAARDQDTAPNSVRNYKLGQNANFEIDTKNSDGDKIPFLVIRKPLDREQTEDYRLVVTAEDGGNPPKTGTLSINVKVLDINDNRPVFSQNEYSVTLQENAPVGTVVITVNATDSDQGSNGNIEYAFVKTMKRKVYDIFQLNGITGEILVKGEVDFEDMEVYKLDIQASDKGQPPLTVESRVIIKILDINDNKPEIEVTSLSNIVAEDSSIGTIISFISVSDKDSELNGKVVCTLAGSVPFELKPSVQENMYSLVTKQNLDREMVANYDIIITATDLGQPPLSTIKTLSLLISDVNDNRPQFYQHSLELYLLENNTPGTSIFQVSAFDDDSDENAVLSYHIIRNGGAQNDMTSFLNINSETGVIHALKSFDFEIIKMFQFHVLATDSGTPSLSSNVTVNVFILDQNDNVPVILYPVSANGSSEGVEEIPRNANAGHLVTKVRAYDADIGYNGWLLFSLQEVSDHSLFALDRYTGQIRTLRPFTETDEAEHKLVILVKDNGNVSLSATATVIIKLVEPKEAFAAADVKNAVKEEKENDVTFYLIITLGSVSFLFIISIIVLIVMQCSKSTDYSAKYLQDTNYDGTLCHSIQYRSGDKRYMLVGPRTSIGSTLVPGSNANTLVIQDHRRRTSVEVWVCL, from the coding sequence ATGATGGGAGATGGAGTACAAAGCCGGAGATGGACGTATTTGTGGATTGCCTCTTTGTTGCTTTGCTTCACGGACCAGATTTCGCCTCAGATAAGGTACTCTGTTCCAGAGGAGGTGAAAGAGGGAACCATTGTAGGAAATCTTGCTAAGGATTTAAGCCTTGATGTGAGTTCTTTGGTTAACAGACGGCTCCGTATCGTTTCCGGACCCAAACAAGCACTTTTTCAAGCTAATCAGGACAATGGCGTCTTGTACGTTCAAACTAAAATCGACAGGGAGGAGGTATGTGAGGATAATAGCGCCTGCTTGATAAATCTGAAAATTGCTGTTGAAGCCCCTTTAGAAATCCACCATGTTGTCGTCGAAATAACAGATATCAACGATAATGTCCCCAGTTTTTCTCAAACGCATCAGCATTTTGAGATAGCTGAACATACCCCTGTAGGAACAAGCTTCCAGTTGCACGCAGCACGTGACCAGGACACGGCACCAAATTCGGTTCGCAATTATAAATTAGGCCAGAATGCTAATTTTGAAATCGATACTAAAAATAGCGACGGAGATAAAATTCCATTCTTAGTTATACGGAAGCCACTTGATCGTGAACAAACAGAGGATTATCGGTTGGTTGTTACAGCAGAAGATGGGGGAAATCCCCCGAAAACAGGTACCTTGAGCATTAACGTTAAAGTACTTGACATAAATGATAATCGTCCTGTGTTCAGTCAAAACGAATATTCTGTAACATTACAAGAGAATGCTCCAGTTGGCACCGTTGTGATTACAGTAAATGCAACTGACAGTGACCAGGGCTCCAACGGTAATATTGAATACGCATTCGTCAAAACAATGAAGCGCAAAGTCTATGACATTTTTCAATTAAATGGCATTACAGGAGAAATACTAGTTAAAGGTGAAGTTGACTTTGAGGACATGGAGGTTTACAAGTTAGATATACAGGCCTCGGATAAAGGACAGCCTCCTCTCACAGTGGAGAGCAGAGTAATAATTAAGATTTTagatattaatgataataaaccGGAGATTGAAGTGACGTCTCTGTCAAATATTGTTGCTGAAGACTCCAGTATTGGCACTATTATTTCTTTCATCAGCGTCTCTGACAAAGACTCCGAACTTAACGGAAAAGTTGTATGCACTCTAGCAGGAAGTGTCCCTTTTGAACTCAAACCATCCGTTCAAGAGAATATGTACTCATTAGTAACGAAGCAAAACTTAGATCGTGAGATGGTAGCAAATTATGACATCATTATAACAGCCACTGATTTAGGCCAGCCTCCATTATCCACTATTAAAACTTTATCCCTGCTGATATCAGATGTAAACGATAACAGACCGCAGTTTTATCAACATTCTCTTGAACTGTACTTGCTAGAAAATAATACCCCTGGTACGTCAATTTTTCAAGTGAGCGCTTTTGATGACGACTCTGATGAAAACGCGGTGCTATCATATCACATTATTAGAAATGGTGGCGCACAAAATGATATGACATCATTCCTGAATATCAATTCTGAAACTGGAGTTATTCACGCGCTCAAAAGTTTTGATTTTGAGATTATCAAAATGTTCCAGTTTCACGTGCTCGCTACAGATTCTGGAACTCCGTCACTAAGCAGCAACGTCACAGTGAACGTCTTCATTCTGGATCAGAACGACAACGTTCCAGTGATCTTATATCCAGTCAGCGCTAACGGTTCTTCTGAAGGTGTGGAGGAGATTCCCCGCAATGCCAACGCAGGACATTTGGTGACTAAAGTGAGAGCCTATGACGCGGATATAGGATACAACGGTTGGTTATTATTTTCACTGCAGGAAGTGAGTGACCACAGTCTCTTTGCTTTGGACCGTTATACGGGACAGATAAGAACCCTTCGCCCATTCACAGAAACAGATGAGGCTGAACATAAACTGGTCATATTGGTCAAAGACAATGGAAATGTTTCACTTTCAGCAACAGCGACTGTGATCATTAAACTTGTTGAACCCAAAGAGGCTTTTGCTGCGGCCGATGTTAAAAACGCagtaaaagaagagaaagaaaatgacgttacattttatttgatcattaCCTTGGGCTcggtttcatttcttttcattatcAGTATTATTGTACTGATTGTAATGCAGTGCTCCAAATCTACAGACTATTCCGCCAAATATTTACAAGATACAAATTACGACGGGACACTGTGTCACAGCATCCAGTACAGATCCGGAGATAAACGCTACATGTTAGTAGGACCCAGAACTAGTATCGGTTCTACTCTAGTTCCAGGCAGTAATGCGAATACTCTAGTGATACAAGACCACAGGAGGAGAACTTCTGTTGAGGTATGGGTATGTCTCTAA
- the LOC128634951 gene encoding protocadherin alpha-3: protein MGVLLDCSMFLFADAPYGAGFDSDKVNQNNGVLSVHKKIDREEICDRNRACTINLKTLIENPLEIHYIEVEIMDVNDNSPVFPESQIYLEISESTHSGARFELQAARDLDAGINSIRSYKLEQNEHFQLQMKNGDDEDKIIFLVLQKPLDREQQSKHLLSLTAFDGGNPPKSGTLDIIVSVIDVNDNIPVFTQEIYAVTLNENVPVGTIITNVNASDADEGLNGELEYTLRRSSKSNVNDVFQLDSVTGEITVKGNIDYEENEVYRLNVQATDKGQPPMTVDCRVVIKVIDANDNKPEIHITSLSNMVLEDSKKGTVIALVSVTDKDSGVNGKVICSISGNTPFELKPSVKDNMYSLVTKDGLDRELVSYYDITIKAMDLGQPPQSNYKSLNVQVADVNDNSPEFSQNPLELYLLENNSPGELTFSVSATDRDVNENAAIAYSIIRRDGIQNEMASFINVNAENGQMRALTSFDFEKVKTFQFHVLATDSGTPSLSSNVTVNVFILDQNDNVPVILYPVSANGSAEGVEEIPRNVNAGHLVTKVRAYDADIGYNGWLLFSLQEVSDHSLFALDRYTGQIRTLRSFTETDEAEHKLVILVKDNGNVSLSATATVIIKLVEPKEAFAASDVKNTIKEEEENNVTFYLIITLGSVSFLFIVSIIMLIVMQCSKTTDYSSKYLQDTNYDGTLCHSIQYRSGDKRYMLVGPRTSIGSTLVPGSNGNTLRGTNMHSREINQAKLYTRAQSRALPHSL, encoded by the exons ATGGGCGTACTGCTGGATTGTTCTATGTTTCTCTTTGCTGATGCGCCTTACGGAGCAGGTTTCGACTCAGATAAG GTTAATCAGAACAATGGCGTCCTGTCTGTTCATAAGAAAATCGACCGAGAGGAGATATGTGATAGGAACCGAGCTTGCACAATAAACTTAAAAACCTTAATTGAAAATCCACTTGAAATACATTACATTGAAGTAGAGATAATGGACGTTAATGACAATTCCCCAGTTTTTCCAGAAAGCCAAATCTATTTAGAAATATCAGAAAGTACACATTCAGGTGCACGATTTGAACTTCAAGCAGCTCGTGACCTGGACGCTGGAATAAATTCTATCCGTTCTTATAAACTAGAGCAAAATGAACACTTTCAGTTACAAATGAAAAATGGCGACGATGAggacaaaataatttttttagtcCTACAGAAGCCGTTAGACAGAGAGCAACAAAGCAAACACTTGTTAAGTTTGACCGCATTTGATGGAGGGAATCCTCCCAAATCTGGTACTTTAGATATTATTGTTTCTGTTATTGATGTTAACGACAACATACCTGTTTTTACTCAAGAAATATATGCAGTTACACTAAACGAAAATGTCCCAGTTGGCACTATAATTACAAACGTTAATGCCAGCGATGCAGACGAGGGTTTAAATGGAGAACTTGAGTATACACTTAGACGATCATCCAAAAGTAATGTAAACGACGTATTTCAGTTAGATAGTGTTACTGGAGAGATTACTGTAAAAGGAAACATTGACTATGAGGAAAATGAAGTGTACAGGTTAAATGTCCAGGCAACTGATAAAGGACAGCCACCGATGACAGTAGATTGTAGAGTTGTCATAAAAGTTATAGACGCGAATGATAATAAACCTGAAATACATATTACGTCATTATCCAACATGGTTCTCGAAGACTCTAAAAAGGGAACAGTGATTGCCCTGGTTAGTGTTACTGATAAGGATTCTGGTGTCAATGGTAAAGTTATTTGCAGTATTTCAGGTAACACACCTTTTGAGCTGAAACCATCAGTCAAAGACAACATGTATTCATTAGTGACGAAAGATGGGTTAGATAGAGAACTTGTTTCATATTATGACATTACTATTAAAGCAATGGACTTAGGCCAACCTCCTCAATCCAATTACAAATCTCTGAATGTACAGGTTGCTGACGTGAACGATAACAGTCCAGAATTCTCCCAGAATCCTCTTGAACtttatttattggaaaataactCACCTGGGGAACTCACGTTTTCTGTAAGTGCCACTGACAGAGATGTTAATGAAAATGCAGCAATCGCTTATTCTATTATCAGAAGAGACGGTATACAAAATGAAATGGCATCATTTATAAACGTCAATGCGGAAAACGGGCAAATGCGCGCTTTAACAAGTTTCGATTTTGAAAAAGTCAAGACGTTCCAGTTTCACGTGCTCGCTACAGATTCTGGAACTCCGTCACTAAGCAGCAACGTCACAGTGAACGTCTTCATTCTGGATCAGAACGACAACGTTCCAGTGATCTTATATCCAGTCAGCGCTAACGGTTCTGCTGAAGGTGTGGAGGAGATTCCCCGCAATGTCAACGCAGGACATTTGGTGACTAAAGTGAGAGCCTATGACGCGGATATAGGATACAACGGCTGGTTATTATTTTCACTGCAGGAAGTGAGTGACCACAGTCTCTTTGCTTTGGACCGCTATACAGGACAGATAAGGACCCTTCGCTCTTTCACAGAAACAGATGAGGCTGAACATAAACTGGTTATACTGGTCAAAGACAATGGAAACGTTTCACTTTCAGCAACGGCGACTGTGATCATTAAACTTGTTGAGCCCAAAGAGGCTTTTGCTGCATCCGAtgttaaaaacacaataaaagaagaggaagaaaataatgttacattttatttgatcattaCCTTGGGCTCAGTTTCGTTTCTTTTTATTGTCAGCATTATTATGCTGATTGTAATGCAGTGCTCCAAAACTACAGACTATTCCTCCAAATATTTGCAAGATACAAATTATGACGGGACACTGTGTCACAGCATCCAGTACAGATCTGGAGATAAACGCTACATGTTAGTTGGACCAAGAACGAGTATCGGATCTACTCTAGTTCCTGGTAGTAATGGGAATACACTGAGAGGAACCAATATGCACAGTCGTGAG ATTAACCAAGCAAAGCTGTATACCCGCGCACAATCTCGAGCTTTACCCCATTCACTGTGA
- the LOC128634888 gene encoding protocadherin alpha-4-like — MVTRQYTTLTAILRCCFVLCLCGKVLAQIRYSIAEESIQGSVVGNIAKDLGLDVNKLKERRFRIVSGSKDGFLQINQDNGALIVSGNIDREELCEKNNVCTVNLKTVAENPLEIHYIEVEIADINDNSPVFPVRQKYLEISENAVPQSTRLPLDAARDLDAGANSLHKYILSPNNHFELEVKTREEDKIPFLILKKQLDREQKPQMNLTLTAYDGGKPERYGSVNITITVVDINDNAPVFDRQVYTVTLEENIEFGSSVVKLHATDLDEGANGQVVYAFDKSLMSKAFDKFEINYNTGEITVKGSIDFEEQRVYEIDIQASDKGQVPLTGHCSIIINIKDVNDNAPEIDVTSLSTEILEDSNAGTAISLISVSDRDSGENSMVICSLTDDISFELKPSFQKSMYSLVTKGLLDREIVSIYTVTIMCKDRGEPSLSSQKTIQVKIADVNDNSPMFTQNPFNFYISENNTPGTSIFSISASDIDQNENAHISYHILKAEGHQTNIVSYLNVNSEDGNANVYALKSFDFETTKMFQFHIVASDSGTPSLSSNVTVNVFILDQNDNVPVILYPVSANGSAEGVEEIPRNVNAGHLVTKVRAYDVDIGYNGWLLFSLQEVSDHSLFALDRYTGQIRTLRPFTETDEAEHKLVILVKDNGNVSLSATATVIIKLVEPKEAFAASDVKNTVKEEEENNVTFYLIITLGSVSFLFIISIIMLIVMQCSKSTDYSSKYLQDTNYDGTLCNSIQYRSGNKQYMLVGPRMSIGSTLVSGSNGSTLVIPDRRRRASGEVRKSARLCSIFFV; from the coding sequence ATGGTAACTCGGCAGTACACAACGTTAACGGCGATTCTGCGCTGCTGTTTTGTATTGTGTTTATGTGGCAAAGTACTCGCTCAGATTCGCTACTCTATTGCAGAAGAATCTATACAAGGATCGGTTGTAGGGAATATTGCCAAAGATCTGGGCCTTGATGTAAATAAACTTAAAGAGAGACGATTTCGGATTGTTTCCGGATCAAAAGATGGCTTCTTACAGATAAACCAGGACAATGGAGCGCTTATTGTGAGTGGGAACATCGACAGGGAGGAGCTTTGCGAGAAAAACAATGTGTGCACAGTGAACCTTAAAACCGTGGCCGAAAATCCTTTGGAAATACATTATATCGAGGTAGAAATTGCAGATATTAACGATAATTCTCCTGTTTTTCCTGTGCGCCAAAAGTATTTAGAGATATCAGAAAATGCTGTGCCCCAGAGTACGCGCCTCCCACTAGACGCTGCGCGTGATTTAGACGCAGGTGCAAATTCTCTGCATAAATACATCCTTAGTCCGAATAATCATTTTGAATTAGAGGTTAAAACTCGTGAAGAAGACAAAATTCCTTTCTTGATTTTGAAAAAGCAGCTTGACAGAGAACAGAAACCCCAGATGAATCTAACTTTAACAGCGTATGATGGCGGAAAGCCAGAAAGGTACGGTTCAGTTAACATTACTATAACGGTTGTTGACATCAACGATAACGCCCCAGTTTTTGATCGTCAGGTGTACACTGTAACATTAGAGGAAAATATCGAGTTTGGTTCATCGGTAGTAAAACTACATGCCACAGATTTAGATGAAGGTGCCAACGGACAAGTCGTTTATGCTTTTGACAAAAGTCTAATGAGCAAAGCTTTTGAtaaatttgaaataaattataatacagGAGAGATTACTGTAAAAGGATCAATAGATTTTGAAGAACAGCGTGTTTATGAAATAGACATACAAGCTTCGGATAAAGGACAAGTACCTTTAACAGGTCACTGCAGtatcataataaatataaaggaTGTGAATGATAATGCACCCGAAATTGATGTGACCTCACTCTCCACTGAGATATTGGAGGACTCGAATGCAGGGACAGCTATATCTCTGATCAGCGTATCTGACAGAGATTCAGGTGAGAATAGTATGGTTATATGTAGCCTTACAGATGACATCTCTTTTGAATTGAAACCCTCTTTTCAGAAGAGCATGTACTCTCTGGTCACTAAAGGCCTGTTAGACAGGGAGATTGTTTCTATATACACAGTAACCATAATGTGCAAGGATAGAGGGGAGCCATCTTTATCATCACAAAAGACAATACAAGTTAAAATTGCAGATGTCAATGACAACAGTCCAATGTTTACTCAAAACccatttaatttttatattagtGAAAACAACACCCCGGGCACATCTATATTCTCTATTAGTGCTTCTGACATAGATCAGAATGAAAATGCACACATATCTTACCATATTCTGAAGGCAGAAGGCCATCAGACAAACATTGTCTCCTACCTGAATGTAAATTCAGAAGATGGGAATGCTAATGTTTATGCACTAAAAAGCTTTGACTTTGAAACTACAAAAATGTTTCAGTTCCATATTGTTGCTTCAGATTCTGGAACTCCGTCACTAAGCAGCAACGTCACAGTGAACGTGTTCATTCTGGATCAGAATGACAATGTTCCAGTGATCTTATATCCAGTCAGTGCTAACGGTTCTGCTGAAGGTGTGGAGGAGATTCCCCGCAATGTCAACGCAGGACATTTGGTGACTAAAGTGAGAGCCTATGATGTGGATATAGGATACAACGGCTGGTTATTATTTTCACTGCAGGAAGTGAGTGACCACAGTCTCTTTGCTTTGGACCGCTATACAGGACAAATAAGGACCCTTCGTCCATTCACAGAAACAGATGAGGCTGAACATAAACTGGTCATACTGGTCAAAGACAATGGAAATGTTTCCCTTTCAGCAACAGCAACTGTGATTATCAAACTTGTGGAGCCCAAAGAGGCTTTTGCTGCATCCGATGTTAAAAACACAgtaaaagaagaggaagaaaataacgttacattttatttgatcattaCTTTGGGCtcagtttcatttcttttcattatcAGTATTATTATGCTGATTGTAATGCAGTGCTCCAAATCTACAGACTATTCCTCCAAGTACTTACAAGACACCAATTATGACGGTACGCTGTGTAACAGCATCCAGTACAGATCTGGAAATAAACAGTACATGTTAGTTGGACCCAGAATGAGTATCGGTTCTACTTTAGTTTCTGGGAGTAATGGAAGCACCTTAGTAATTCCagatagaagaagaagagcttCTGGTGAGGTAAGAAAATCAGCTAGGTTGTgctctattttttttgtttag